The Chitinophaga niabensis genomic interval AAGGACTCCATCAGCTCAAATTCCACGCCCTGTAACTGTCCTTTGCTGCCCGCGTAAATGAATGGGTCTATATCATACCAGTAGGCCGTGATGGTACCTTTGCCTGCTTTTTGCACCTGCGCCCAGCTATCAGCTTCGTTAATGCCATCCGCAAAAACCGGAGAGCAGGTAAAGAGCAGAATAATTATTGTACGCAGCAGCCTCATCATATACAGTAAAAATACTGAATAGCAGGAGATTTAGCCTGCCCGGTTTAATGTTTTTGGGTCCCGGATTAATGAAAGCGCCCTCCGGCTTAACGGATTCAGGCCCTTTTATCCAGCCTGGAAGGCGCAACTCCGTAGGCTTTTTTGAAGGCAAAGGAGAAATGGGAGAGGTCTTTGAACCCTACTTCCAGGTATACATCAGAAGAGCGCCAGCCTTTTTCCTTGATCAGGTGGTAGGCATCATCCAACCTTTTTTGCTGTAACCAGCGGTTAGGGGAAGTATGGAAGATCTTCTCAAAATCCCTTTTGAAAGAGGCCAGGCTCCTGCCCGTGAGGTAGGCAAACCGGCTGATATCCACATTGAACTTATAGTGTTCATTCATATAAGCCTCCAGGTCAATTTTCCCGGGAGCACTGAAATCAAACAGCACATCCTGCAAAACGGGATTCGTTTCCAGGAGGATCATGATCGCTTCTTTTACCTTTAAGCCCATGAGGATGGGACTGCCTTCCATATAAGGTTTGAGAGAGTCTATGAAGTTTTTAAAGAGCGGGTTCGGTTTCAGCAGCAGGGCATTTTCTCCTGTGTACGTTTTTTTCATTTTCAGACCGTGCTCTTCACTGACCGCATGCAGGGTTTCCTGGTCCAGGAATACGGAAATAGACCGGAACTCTTCGCCCGGAGGAGGTTTTTTCAGGAATCGCGCCAATTGGTTCTTTCTGAAAAAGAAGTAATCTCCCGGGTTGATATTGTATGTTTTGCCGCTTACCATTATTTCCAGCGTGCCGGACAACTGGTACCCGAACACATGTCCGGGTACAAACTGTTCGCCTTCCCTGTTCTTTTCAGTATAACAGGAGTATAGAATAGGTGGTCTGTTATCTTTTTCCTGCGTGGGCATATGCATTCAAAGTTAATTGTTTTTAGCGTTGGTGAGTGTTTTGCCCATCTCTGTATCCAGGAAGTTCACTGCTTCATCATGGTCTGTAGAAAGGCTCACCGGTAACCACTTTTCCATTTCTGCATCCCTGTCTGCATTTGCTTTTTTAAGCAAGCCGATAGCTTCGCTGCCCAAAACCAGGTGTACAGGCGGAGTGGGATCATCTGCCAGGTTGATCATGGCTTTTGCTGCTTTTGCAGGATCACCCATCGGCACAAAATCTCCTTTTCTGATGTATTCTGTTATCCAGTCTACCGTGGTTTCATACCCTTCTACTTTTTCTGCATAGGTCATGGAGTCGCCGGCCCAGTCTGTTCTGAATCCGCCGGGTTCTACAGAAGTAACGTAAATACCTAATGGTGCTACTTCTTTTGCCAGTGCTTCAGAAAAACCACTTACGCCGAATTTTGCGGCCTGGTAAATAGAAACGCCGACATTACCGGTACGTCCGCCAATGGAGCTGATCTGTAAAATACGTCCTGAACGCTGTTTGCGCATGTAAGGTAAAACCGCGCGGGTCACCTCAATGGGGGCGTAGAGGTTCGTTTCGAGCTGACTGCGTACCTGCTCATCCGTGAAAGCTTCTGTAGCGCCTGTGATGCCAAAGCCTGCATTGTTAACCAGCACATCTATCTTTCCAAAATGCGCAACAGCGTCTGCTACTGCCTGGTGTATTTGTTTTTGCCGGGTCACATCCAGCTGGAGTGCGAGGAGTTGTGCAGGATATTTTTCCCGGAGGTCTTTTAATTGCTCAGGTTTCCTGGCGGTTGCGGCTACCATGTCGCCTTTTGCCAGTACTGCTTCTGTAAGGCTGCGTCCCAGCCCTCTTGAACTACCTGTGATAAACCAGATCTTTGCCATGTTTTTATGTTTTATAACACAAAGGTCGGGCGATTACCGGTAGTGGGTTTTGCTGTAGAGCTCAGATTTGTTTGTTAAAAGGCTCATGTTTTGCTTTCAGGCGTTTCGCAATAAACGGTACTAAAAAAGCGCATAACAGTCCTGCCACAAAATGCATCGGAATGTCCATTACCCGGAACGCCGGAGGAACAGCAGACCCGTCTTTTAAAGTGGGATGCCCCATTACACTTAATATAGTTACGATAACAGCACCTGTTTTAAAGAGCCATTCTCTTTTACGTAATAACCAATAAACCAGTGAACCCGCCAGTATTGTTGAAAACGACATTACCAGTATAGGCATCACGCCAATGATCTCAGCCCAGGGATTACCATTTTTTGCCGTATTGATGTAGAACCATACCAGGTTGATGATGGCTGCTATGCTGGCGGTAATAAGCCAGGCTTTCAGGATCGTTTTCATATGAAGGATTTAGAATGGTCTTTTGCAAAATCGTAAATGCTTCTTCCGGGTTTTCCTAAAATTTCTGCAACGTTATCAGAGAACAGTTTTTCCGCAGCACCAGACCGTTGGCCCATATCAACAAGCAGGTTCATCTGAACGGCCCATTCCGGGAAACCTGCTTTTTCCATACGTGCTTTTCCTTCTTCCGGTGTTTGGGGAATATAGGTGACTGTTTCGCCAATGGCATCGCTGATGGCGGCAGCAACCTCATAATAACTGACAGGTGCAGGCCCCGAGAGCGGGATGATCTTATTGATATACTTTTTGGGATCAGTGAGTAATGTAAAGGCCACTTCTCCAATATCCCTGGTGTCTGTAAATGCTTTTTTCCCGTCACCTGCAACAGCATAGATCTTCCTTTCCTGCCGCACATTGTTGGCCAGGTTGCCCAGCCAGTTCTGCATGAAGGTCTGCGGTTGTAAACTGTTCCAGTTCATACCGGAATTGCGGAGATATTCTTCTATCTGCCAGTGTACCTGTCCCGTTCTGTCTTTTGATGTGGGCGATGCACCGGGAGTGGAAAGCTTTACAATATGTTCCACACCTGCATCTTTAGCAGTATCAATGAACCTGCGTTGTACATCAAACATATCTGCTGTTACAGCGGTATTGAGGAACAGCTTTTTTGTTCCGGCCGGTATATTATTTTCCACCCAGTTTATATGGGGTAGTATAACTGATCTTGAAAGATCGCTTGTGACAGCATTACAGGGAATACCAGCTGCCGAAAAGAATTTTATTATTTCACTGCCTGTTTTGCCTGTGGCACTTAATATGGTGAACATAGTAATATATTATTTAGTCGACTAAGTATATAGATAAAAAAACTTACTTCAAATTGATGAGTACCTGTTGCAGCAATTCCCGCAGCGTATTTTCCTGTTTTTCCGTTAAACCTTTTGTGGTAAGTGATTCCATTGTTTTCCAGACCCTGGCGATCTTGGTCAATGCTTCTTTTCCTTTGGGAGTGAGGTATATCCTGGATGTTCTTTTGTCGTTGGCATCTTTCTCTTTTTTAATCATCCCGGATGTTTCCATCCTCTCTATCATACTTGCGATGGTGCCATGCTGGATGCATAACTTTTCTACCAGTGAAGAGACTGTCTGCCCATCTTCTATGCTCAGGTGATAAAGTAAAGCATCCTGCCCGGAATGGATCTCCGCTTCGGCTAACAAGGCATTGCTTTTGTTCCTCCGCAGCTTGCAGATCTGGATCAGCAGATTGCCGATAGCGTTATTTTGGGCAGGCTGTTTGGTCATAGAACACAAATATAGGGAAATATATTTAGTCGCCTAAGTATTTTTTATTTCTCCACTTCAAACTCCGTCCGCCGGTTTTCCCGATGCTGTATTTCCGTGCAGGAAACGCCGTCCGTACAGTCATTCACCGGTTTTTCTTCTCCATAACCTCTCGCCGTCATCCTGTTCCGGGCAATACCTTTTGCCACCAGGTAATTCACTGCGGCCTGTGCTCTCCTTTGAGACAATGCAAGATTGTATGCCTTTTTGCCTCTTGCATCCGTATGCGCATTGAGTTGAATGCGGATCTCCGGTCTTTCTTTCAGCCTGAGCGCTAATTCATCCAGGTCCCTGGCAGCATCTTTTTTAATACTGGCTTTATCGAAATCATAATAGATGATCAGGCGGATAGGTTCTTCTACGGGAAGAGGATTGGGTAATGTGGTAACCGGTTTCTCTTTTTCTTTTTCCTTTTCAGGAACTACGGCTACCGGTGCTTTTACTTTTTGCTCGTAACTGTAAATATCATCACTGCCTTTGCCTCCCGGCCGGTTAGAAGTAAAATATCCTCCGGAAAAATAAAGATCATCTGCCGGGCTGTTCATGGGGGTACCGAGGTTTACAGGTTGCCCGTTCTCTATTCTGTATATATCCAGTCCGCCCATACCAATGTGCCCATCTGAAGAAAAATAAAAAATGCCGTTTTCATCTATATACGGACTCCTTTCCTGCCCGGTAGTATTGACCCCATCACCCATTTTAACAGCTTCTCCCCAATTATTATCACCTGTTCGTTCACAATAATAAATATCGGTACCACCCGTTGTACCCGGCATGTCTGAAACAAAATACAAGCGTTTGCCGTCCGGTGTAATGAACGGATCACCTACTGAATAGGCTAATGCATTATTATAACGGAAGGGAACAGGTGTACTCCATGCGCTGGTATCCGTTGCCCTGCTCACGGAAAACGTTTCTATATAGATGCCATAGGCACTGTCTTTTGCAAGGAACTTCCGGGGCTTCTTCGCAAAATGGGTTTGGGTGAAGAACATTTCCAGTCCATCTTTACGGATGCTGGGCATGCCGCTATGATAAGCTTTCCCAAGGTTCACAGGCGTAGCGTTGTTACCCGTATACAGTTGCAGATAGTTGTTGGCGGTCCATCCATACTGATCTGTACGCACAGGATTGCCATTGGAGAATTTGAGGAAATGTTTTTTGCGGAATGCCGCCGGCTTGTCTGAAACCCAATATAACTGGTCACCTTCTTTCAATGCGCCCATATCAGTGTATGCACTGTTTAGCTGAGCCGTATTGATTATAACTATTGGTTGTGGAGATTGCATCCACCATGCAGCAGAATCACAGGAAACCAGCAGCCTGTTAAGTTCGGCTGCTGGTACGGGGTTTCCATTCATCGTAAGACAGCGGGAGAATTGTTCCTTTGCCGTTGCGTATTTGCCATTTTGTTGTAACGCTAATCCATAGTAATAAATATCAGGTGCCGTTGCTTCCGGTAATATTGCCAGGCGGCCATACCATTTTTCAGCAGCAGGATAATCCCGCAATTGCCTGTAAGCATTGGCGGCTGCACGGGCATTTGCAGCAGTTGCACGTTTGTTATAAGCCTTTTCATACAACGAGGCGGCTGCTGCATAATGATATACTTCCTGCTGGGAAGCTGCTCTGCGGGTAATGTACTGTCCTGCTGAAGCGGTATATACAAGCAGGAAGCCGGATATGATGATGAATAACTTCATGTGTTTGCTCCGTTTAATGGATCAGAAGTAACGCGGTGTAAGCATTCTTGCTTTCCGGGGGGTGAAGAAATAACCAAGGGATATTTCATGCGAACCATAATTATAATCTCCTAATTGATTCAGAGGGATATCATAACCATAGCCGATCCTTAATTTCTGTGCCACATAGATCTCCGCCAGCATTACAAACGCCGCTGGTTTTTTCAGCGCAGGGTCCAGGTCTTTTTTCTTGATCACATTAAAAGCTGTTCTGTAGGAAGCGCCTATCCATATCTTTTCTGCAATAAGCAGGAATGCATTCAGGTCAAGACTGCCCGGCCCCGCAAAATCTTCCTTCCACATAAAAGAAGGTTTCAATAGGAAACTCTCTGAAAGGGGGACCAGTCCGCCTGCTGTGAGATAGGCATGCATCTTTTTCTCCGGGAAATAATGCTCCGGATCTTTATTAGGATGCATATAATGCACCAGGATGTTATCTACGGAAAGCCCTGCATAGATGCGGTCGTTACTATAATAGATCCCGGCGCGCGCATCCGGCAGGAGGATAGACCTGCGCTGATTGAGCAGTACAGGGTCTGCCACATCGTTGGGATCCAGCTTGCTGCCATTCAGTTGATAGTTTACAATACCTGCACCAATGCCCAATGCTAACCGGCCTCCTTTATCCGGATCACCAACAGGGATACGGTAGGCATAGTTTAAATATGCCATGGTATTTGATTCTGCGCCTATTTTGTCGCTCATCAGCTGAAGCGCCAGGCCTACTCTTTCATTGTTCGCAGTAGCATCAGCTGCGAAAGAAATGGTTTGCGGCGCGCCGTCCAATCCTGTCCATTGATTACGGTAGAAGGCAGAGAGATTGAGCTGTTCGCGGTATCCTGCATAGGCGGGATTGATATAGATGCCGTTGAACATATACTGACTGAACTGTGCATCCTGCTGCGCTGTAGCAGACAAACACAGGAGTAAGGAACTTGCAAGCGTGATAAAATATGCTTTCATGTGCTTTGCTTTATAAGTGATGCGATCACCTGTTGATCATAAGATATCCTTTCAGGTCGTGATTTTTCCCTTGCCTGTCTGTTAACCGGAGGATATAGAAATAAGTGCCTTCTGCTAATCCATTGCCTGTCCAGTCATTAGTATAGTTGCGTTTCTCATAAACATGATTACCCCAGCGGTTGATGATCGTTAACTGGTTCTGTGTATAGAGTTCCAGGCCTTTGATCACAAAGCGGTCGTTGAATCCGTCTCCGTTTGGTGTGATCACATTCGGTATTTTCAATCCTACTATTTCTTTGGGTGCTGCGGCAGTATTATTAGCCGGTACATTATCTGTCTGGCTCGAAGCAATGGTCACAGTGTTTTGTATAACGCCCAATTGCGTAGGTTTCACGGTAATAGTGAGTGTATTGGATGTGTTCGGCGGCAGTGCAGGAATATTCCAGGTAACTGTGCTGTTGCCTGTTACGGTGCCTGCACTCGCATTGGTACTTACCAGTTCTACTGTGACCGGTAGTACATCCGTTACCACTACGTTCGTAGCTGTACCCGGACCATTATTGCTGGCCGTTATAGTATAATTGAATGGATCTCCAATACCCGTTGGTGCGTTATCTGCTACTACGGTTACTGATACATCAGCCACCGGTACGGTTACCCTGATGCTGAAAGTGATGCTCACCGTACAGTTGCCACCACCGGTATAACTATAAGTAAGCGTATGTGTACCCGCACCTGCTGTTGCCGGATTAAAGTAGAACCGGCCAGCTTCAGTTACCACACCTGTTCCGCTAAAATTGCCACCGGTAGTATTACCCGTTAGTTCACGCCTTGCATCAGTAGTGGTCATATCCGCCGTGCTACTGGTAACCTGTAATGTTGGTTTTGCAAACACAGTAACGGTGAGGGATGCACGGGGGCTTTCACAACCACCCGCGTTTGTCTGCGAAGCCCAGTATGTGCTAACACCTGCTGTAGTAGTTGATGGTATAACAGGTGATGCCAAGGCTAATCCTCCAGTTCCTATATTGTACCATTTGATGTTTGTACCCGTAGCTGTTAGGGCTGTGGCTACATCTCCCTGGCAGTAGGTAATATTCGCAACAACGGGTGCAGCCGGAGTTGCAGGTTGTGCATTGATGACTACCTGTGTTGCAGTAGAAGTACAACCCGCCGCATTCCTCGCAGTTACCTGGTACGTCCCTGGAGCTACATTGGTGAATGTTGGCCCTGGGAGGTAATCTGTTCCGTTAATAGCGTATGTTAAGCCAGCTACAGCAGTCACAGTAATTGTACCTGTTACCACAGCACATGTTGGTTGTGTAGGAATAGCGGCAGGTGCAGCCGGAGTTGCAGGTTGTGCATTGATGACTACCTGTGTGGCAGTAGAAGTACAACCCGCCGCATTCCTCGCAGTTACCTGATACGTCCCTGGAGCTACATTGGTGAATGTTGGCCCTGGGAGGTAATCTGTTCCGTTAATAGCGTATGTTAAGCCAGCTACAGTAGTCACAGTAATTGTACCTGTGGCCACAACACATGTTGGTTGTGTAGGAGTAGCAGTAGGTGCAGCAGGAGTTGCAGGTTGTGCATTGATGACTACCTGTGTGGCAGTAGAAGTACAACCCGCCGCATTCCTCGCAGTCACCTGATACGTACCGGGAGCTACATTGGTGAATGTTGGCCCTGGGAGGTAATCTGTTCCGTTAATAGCGTATGTTAGACCAGCTACGGTAGTCACAGTAATTGTACCCGTTGCCACAGCACACGTTGGTTGTGTAGGAATAGCGGCAGGTGCAGCCGGAGGAGGTGTTACGGTGATCTCAATAGCCGTGCTTGTAGAAGAACATCCCGAATTTACTACCCGCCTGAACCATGCAGTAGCACTTAAAGCAGCCGGTGTATAGTCCTGTGTATTATTAACGCCGGCAGCAGCTGCAAATCCTGCACTACTACTGGTTGTACTGGATTCCCATAGATATACAAAAGCCCCGGTACCACCGGTAGGAATACTTCCTGTCAACACAGCAGGTACCGCTCCCGGACAGATCTGCTGTGCAGCACTGATGGTATTATTCGTTACAGCACTACCTACCGTGACAGTGCTTGTCTTAATATTATTACATCCTGCTCCTGAAGGTGCTGCATCACATTCTGCCAAAGCATCTGTTGGAACAGCATTATCCGGGTTTGTGGCATCAGGGTCTGTGATATCAGCCGTCCGCGTAATATCAGCGGATGTACTGATCGAACTTCCTGTAACCGTTCCTGTTATCGTAAACACAATCGTACCACCATTGCTCATGCTTAGATCTGCATGATATACACCGGCTGCATTCACTACCCCGCTTAATGTAACTGTTCCATTTGTAACGGCATTGGTTACAGTCGCTCCCGTGAAAGTCGGGGGAAAGCGGAAATTAAAGGGTGCATTCGCAACAGTACTCGGCCCATTGTTCTGCACTTCCACTTCATAACTGGCGGACGTACCTGCACAGAAAGCAGCAGCGGAAGGTGTGATACGTACCACTTCAAGGTCCGCCTGCCCCACTACAAGGTTCACTGTATTCAATAAAGGTGGGCTGCTGATATAGCTCCAGCTATCCATCCCATTATCATTCCCAAAGTTCAGGTTCCAGATATGACCGTTGATAGCGCTGCTTTGCCCGTCCAGGTTACGTTTGGGAGAAGACGGTGTTCCAATGTTGGGGATATTGGTATCATCCCAATACAGCATATTATTCGGTGCACCCGGTCCGTTTATGCGTGTTACAATAATACCTGTTGGATTCCTTTCCACATCCAGCAAAGGAAAATGTACCTCTCCGCTGAAGAGTTCAATGTGGATACTACCCGGCAGGAAAGTTGTGCCACCGGGTACGGGATTTCCTTCTCCATCCAATGCATCCCAGGCTACAGTATTATTACCGATCACCGCAGAACCCGTCAGCAAGCGATCAGCCAAGTCTGTGAAGATGCCATTCTGGTTAACATCCAGGCTGATCCTGTAAGCTCCTGCTGCAGTAGAGTTAAAAGTAAAATTACCTCCAAGCGGAGCCGTGCCTGATTGATTAGGCGTACCTTCTATTCCCGTAAAAGTAAAATTGCTCAGCGTTGGAACAACCGGTGTAGCGAGCAGCCATGTTGTTTGTCCGCCAACGGTAGGAGCTGAAGCAGGAAGATCACTATTAGGAGTAGAGAAAAATAATTTATAGGTGACGTTTGTTGCATCGTCCGGCATAGTAGGATCATGCACAGGAATAGTGCCCGCAGTGGTACCAATACCTGCAATGCTATGATAACTTGCATCGCCGGACGCATTTCTGAATCCTTTGTTATTCACAAAGAAATCAAAAGCAACACCCTGCATACCATTTGCATTTACGGTGTATTGATAACCATCGCGCGTGAGGATATTAAAAATACCGTTGAAGGAACCAAAATTAGCACCCACACTGGAAGTGATGCCGGCAAACATATTCAGATATGCCCGCCCGTTTATAAATGCAGTATTACCTGCATTCCGTACACTCACATCAAAAGCTGCAATATACCAGCTGTTAGGATTCTGCGTCCATGGATTGTTTGCAGGAACAATTGGAGCAGTACCTCCCGCCACCGCCGGATTAGTGGGATTAAAAGTAATCTCCCAAACACCCGCCTGCCCTGCACCTACGTTAACGATGTAGGGGTTGTAGCCCGGGTCCACACCATTGGTCGTTAAACGGGGGCCAAGGGTTTCTTCTGTTCTGTCTGCTATAAATCCAATGGTAGTACTATTCCCTGAAGTACCTGTACTGCCATCAGGAGCGCGCCAGGTAATAGTTCCGGCACCAATACCCTGGGCACTGGAGCCCAAATAGATCCTTTCGCCCACATTAGCATAGACCTTAATAATACCAAGATAAGGGAAGGGGAACTGATCAGTGACAACTGTACTGCTTCGCCAGAAAGCACGGGAGCCTCCGTTGGCAGATAATTCTTTACTGCCTTCGGCGTGAATCTTTGGAGCGCAGCAAACTAACAGTGCAGTGTATACGAATACGCGCAAGGATACATGCATAATATGTACTGCTTGTGTAGACTGGGGGGCCAGACAACAGGTTTACCGTTTTGCACGAGGGAATAAACAGGGTTAAACGCTCTCAGATGCGCTTATACTGCAAAGTAGGGTAGGCTATGAATTCGATTGCTTGAAAGAATTGGAACAGGGAATCAACTATATGCTAATTTAAAATAAATTATCTGGATTTATTAAATATCATGATATATATTATTTGTAGCAATTTGTGTATTCCATTGCTGTGGTGTTATTTAGGAAGCCGTAAAACATGTCGCACCATATACTTTGATGCTTTTTTACCGAATCGTGTTCAGATCATTTGTTCGCTACGGGTTCGCCACGTGTTTTACCAAGGTTTACCTCGCCTATAGGCTAAAATAATATCGGCTCCCTTTACCAAAAGTAAAAGGAGCCGATGGGGCTATGGAGTTGTAGGGTAAACTTTAGAAATAGAAAGTGGCAGATGCGTTCAATACACCGCCGGTTGAGGTGCTTTCTTTTTTAACTACCCCATCCACAATGATCTGTACTTTCATGTTAGCGGAAGCATTGGCAGGGTTGCCCAAGGCTCCAAAAGAAACCGCGGCTGTACTCGCCGGCATATTAAACTCCTGGCTTTCCCAGGTGCCTACACTCAGGTTGGAGATGGTGGTGTTCTCTCCACTTGCCGCTATATATATCACCGTGTGAATAGTAGAGCCGGAAGAAACCTCTGCCCTGTATTTAATTCTATGACCTGTTGGTTTTGGATCGTCGCCTTTTCCTGAACATCCTGCAAAAGCCAGCATGCATAATAATGCGGGGAATAACAAAAGCCTCAATGATAATTTCATGATTTGATGATTTACGTTAAATGGTGATTCGGTTTAAGTCTCTGCGATGTAAAGGTACTTCTACTTACAGCTGCCGGTCAATCCTGATAACAGGGATTTATTTCTACTGGTTTTTCAGTATATTTTTACTTTATTCGCGTAATTATCAATTGTTAAGTACCTTGTTTCCATGACCCGCTTCCTACTGATTATTTGTTTCTTCGTTTGCCTGGCGCCGTTATGCACCGCCCAATTGCCTTTATTAAAGAAAGGATATGTAGATAGTATTGAACAGGTGTTACAAAAGGAGAAGAACGACAGCCTAAAGTCCAAACTTCACTTTATACTGGTTTACAGCTATCTCGCTAAAGG includes:
- a CDS encoding PorP/SprF family type IX secretion system membrane protein — translated: MKAYFITLASSLLLCLSATAQQDAQFSQYMFNGIYINPAYAGYREQLNLSAFYRNQWTGLDGAPQTISFAADATANNERVGLALQLMSDKIGAESNTMAYLNYAYRIPVGDPDKGGRLALGIGAGIVNYQLNGSKLDPNDVADPVLLNQRRSILLPDARAGIYYSNDRIYAGLSVDNILVHYMHPNKDPEHYFPEKKMHAYLTAGGLVPLSESFLLKPSFMWKEDFAGPGSLDLNAFLLIAEKIWIGASYRTAFNVIKKKDLDPALKKPAAFVMLAEIYVAQKLRIGYGYDIPLNQLGDYNYGSHEISLGYFFTPRKARMLTPRYF
- a CDS encoding NmrA family NAD(P)-binding protein produces the protein MFTILSATGKTGSEIIKFFSAAGIPCNAVTSDLSRSVILPHINWVENNIPAGTKKLFLNTAVTADMFDVQRRFIDTAKDAGVEHIVKLSTPGASPTSKDRTGQVHWQIEEYLRNSGMNWNSLQPQTFMQNWLGNLANNVRQERKIYAVAGDGKKAFTDTRDIGEVAFTLLTDPKKYINKIIPLSGPAPVSYYEVAAAISDAIGETVTYIPQTPEEGKARMEKAGFPEWAVQMNLLVDMGQRSGAAEKLFSDNVAEILGKPGRSIYDFAKDHSKSFI
- a CDS encoding oxidoreductase; translation: MAKIWFITGSSRGLGRSLTEAVLAKGDMVAATARKPEQLKDLREKYPAQLLALQLDVTRQKQIHQAVADAVAHFGKIDVLVNNAGFGITGATEAFTDEQVRSQLETNLYAPIEVTRAVLPYMRKQRSGRILQISSIGGRTGNVGVSIYQAAKFGVSGFSEALAKEVAPLGIYVTSVEPGGFRTDWAGDSMTYAEKVEGYETTVDWITEYIRKGDFVPMGDPAKAAKAMINLADDPTPPVHLVLGSEAIGLLKKANADRDAEMEKWLPVSLSTDHDEAVNFLDTEMGKTLTNAKNN
- a CDS encoding OmpA family protein, translated to MKLFIIISGFLLVYTASAGQYITRRAASQQEVYHYAAAASLYEKAYNKRATAANARAAANAYRQLRDYPAAEKWYGRLAILPEATAPDIYYYGLALQQNGKYATAKEQFSRCLTMNGNPVPAAELNRLLVSCDSAAWWMQSPQPIVIINTAQLNSAYTDMGALKEGDQLYWVSDKPAAFRKKHFLKFSNGNPVRTDQYGWTANNYLQLYTGNNATPVNLGKAYHSGMPSIRKDGLEMFFTQTHFAKKPRKFLAKDSAYGIYIETFSVSRATDTSAWSTPVPFRYNNALAYSVGDPFITPDGKRLYFVSDMPGTTGGTDIYYCERTGDNNWGEAVKMGDGVNTTGQERSPYIDENGIFYFSSDGHIGMGGLDIYRIENGQPVNLGTPMNSPADDLYFSGGYFTSNRPGGKGSDDIYSYEQKVKAPVAVVPEKEKEKEKPVTTLPNPLPVEEPIRLIIYYDFDKASIKKDAARDLDELALRLKERPEIRIQLNAHTDARGKKAYNLALSQRRAQAAVNYLVAKGIARNRMTARGYGEEKPVNDCTDGVSCTEIQHRENRRTEFEVEK
- a CDS encoding helix-turn-helix domain-containing protein — protein: MPTQEKDNRPPILYSCYTEKNREGEQFVPGHVFGYQLSGTLEIMVSGKTYNINPGDYFFFRKNQLARFLKKPPPGEEFRSISVFLDQETLHAVSEEHGLKMKKTYTGENALLLKPNPLFKNFIDSLKPYMEGSPILMGLKVKEAIMILLETNPVLQDVLFDFSAPGKIDLEAYMNEHYKFNVDISRFAYLTGRSLASFKRDFEKIFHTSPNRWLQQKRLDDAYHLIKEKGWRSSDVYLEVGFKDLSHFSFAFKKAYGVAPSRLDKRA
- a CDS encoding MarR family winged helix-turn-helix transcriptional regulator, producing MTKQPAQNNAIGNLLIQICKLRRNKSNALLAEAEIHSGQDALLYHLSIEDGQTVSSLVEKLCIQHGTIASMIERMETSGMIKKEKDANDKRTSRIYLTPKGKEALTKIARVWKTMESLTTKGLTEKQENTLRELLQQVLINLK
- a CDS encoding T9SS type B sorting domain-containing protein — protein: MHVSLRVFVYTALLVCCAPKIHAEGSKELSANGGSRAFWRSSTVVTDQFPFPYLGIIKVYANVGERIYLGSSAQGIGAGTITWRAPDGSTGTSGNSTTIGFIADRTEETLGPRLTTNGVDPGYNPYIVNVGAGQAGVWEITFNPTNPAVAGGTAPIVPANNPWTQNPNSWYIAAFDVSVRNAGNTAFINGRAYLNMFAGITSSVGANFGSFNGIFNILTRDGYQYTVNANGMQGVAFDFFVNNKGFRNASGDASYHSIAGIGTTAGTIPVHDPTMPDDATNVTYKLFFSTPNSDLPASAPTVGGQTTWLLATPVVPTLSNFTFTGIEGTPNQSGTAPLGGNFTFNSTAAGAYRISLDVNQNGIFTDLADRLLTGSAVIGNNTVAWDALDGEGNPVPGGTTFLPGSIHIELFSGEVHFPLLDVERNPTGIIVTRINGPGAPNNMLYWDDTNIPNIGTPSSPKRNLDGQSSAINGHIWNLNFGNDNGMDSWSYISSPPLLNTVNLVVGQADLEVVRITPSAAAFCAGTSASYEVEVQNNGPSTVANAPFNFRFPPTFTGATVTNAVTNGTVTLSGVVNAAGVYHADLSMSNGGTIVFTITGTVTGSSISTSADITRTADITDPDATNPDNAVPTDALAECDAAPSGAGCNNIKTSTVTVGSAVTNNTISAAQQICPGAVPAVLTGSIPTGGTGAFVYLWESSTTSSSAGFAAAAGVNNTQDYTPAALSATAWFRRVVNSGCSSTSTAIEITVTPPPAAPAAIPTQPTCAVATGTITVTTVAGLTYAINGTDYLPGPTFTNVAPGTYQVTARNAAGCTSTATQVVINAQPATPAAPTATPTQPTCVVATGTITVTTVAGLTYAINGTDYLPGPTFTNVAPGTYQVTARNAAGCTSTATQVVINAQPATPAAPAAIPTQPTCAVVTGTITVTAVAGLTYAINGTDYLPGPTFTNVAPGTYQVTARNAAGCTSTATQVVINAQPATPAAPVVANITYCQGDVATALTATGTNIKWYNIGTGGLALASPVIPSTTTAGVSTYWASQTNAGGCESPRASLTVTVFAKPTLQVTSSTADMTTTDARRELTGNTTGGNFSGTGVVTEAGRFYFNPATAGAGTHTLTYSYTGGGNCTVSITFSIRVTVPVADVSVTVVADNAPTGIGDPFNYTITASNNGPGTATNVVVTDVLPVTVELVSTNASAGTVTGNSTVTWNIPALPPNTSNTLTITVKPTQLGVIQNTVTIASSQTDNVPANNTAAAPKEIVGLKIPNVITPNGDGFNDRFVIKGLELYTQNQLTIINRWGNHVYEKRNYTNDWTGNGLAEGTYFYILRLTDRQGKNHDLKGYLMINR